CTGCCCTGCACAAAGACCATGTCGCGCCGCGCGTCGACGCACAGCAGCGCGGGGCCGGAGGTGCCGTATTCCAGTGCCTCAAAGCGCGTCACGCCGATGGCGGGCACGCCCAGCCCGAGGGCAAGGCCCCGCGCGGCAGAGATGGATATGCGGATGCCCGTGAAATTCCCCGGCCCGGTTCCCACGGCAACCGCGTCGAGCGATTGCAGTGGCGTGTCCGCCTGCGCGAGAACCTCTTCGACCAGCCCCATCAGGCGCTCTGCCTGACCTTTCGCCATCGGCTCCTGCGCAGAAGCAAGAAGGCCGTCGCCCCGGATCAGGGCAACGGCACAATGGGCATCCGAAGTATCGAACGCAAGGATCAGCGGATCTGTCAAAACGTCAGGCCGGATTGCACGATCAGGCGACGGGGCGCACTTCCGTGACCTCGGGGATGTAGTGGCGCAGCAGGTTCTCGATCCCCATTTTCAGGGTCAGTGTCGAGGACGGGCAGCCGGCGCAAGCACCCTGCATGTGCAGGTAGACAACGCCGCGGTCAAAGCCGTGGAACGTGATGTCGCCGCCGTCCTGTGCCACCGCAGGGCGCACCCGGCTATCGAGCAGCTCCTTGATCTGGCCGACCACCACTTCGTCCTCGCCGGAATGCTCGGCGTGGCCGGATGCGGCCTGATGGCCCTCGTCCATGACCGGCTTGCCGGACTGAAAGTGTTCCATGATGGCACCCAGAAGGCTGGGTTTCAGATGGTCCCATTCGACGGCGTCCTCTTTGGTCACGGTGACGAAATCGGTGCCGAAAAATACGCCTGTCACACCTTCGACCGCGAAAATGCGCTGGGCCAGCGGGGATTTACCCGCGGCATCGGCGGATGGGAAATCCGCTGTGCCCATCTCCAGCACGGTCTGACCGGGCAGGAACTTGAGCGTTGCGGGATTTGGTGTCGATTCAGTCTGGATAAACATGCTTTAGCCTCCGAAAGGGTTACTCCAGATATGCGGATGCGGACCCTTGGTGTCAAGGTGGTTGGAACGATTCTAAACTAGGCGGGCGCTTCAAGTGATCGCCTCAAGCCTTTCCTTGCTCATGTCGCCGGGGACGATGGTGATCGGCACGGGCAGGCTGCCGGAACTGCGCGTCAGCTGCGTCACGAGGGGGCCGGGGCCCTTGCCGTCGGTGCCCGCACCCAGAACCAGAACGCCGATATCGCCGTCTTCCTTGATCTGGGCGATGATCTCGTCCACCGGCTGGCCTTCGCGGATCACCAGCTCGGGATCTACCCCCTGCCGGTCGCGCATCCACTTCGCGAAAACCTCGAAATGGACCTCGATCCGCTCGCGGGCCTCTTCACGCATGATATCGCTGACCCCGATCCAGTGATTGAACTCCTCGGGCGGAATGACCGACAGCACCTCGACCCCGCCGCCGGTTTTCGACGCACGCATGGCGGCAAAACGCATGGCGTTCAGGCATTCGCGGCTGTCATCGAGAACCACAAGAAACTTGCGCATGATCTTCATTCCTTCGGGCTGCGCAAATCATGACGTGGCGCGCGCCCCGTTGCAATTGCTTTCACGTCCGCTTT
Above is a window of Sulfitobacter sp. HNIBRBA3233 DNA encoding:
- the tsaB gene encoding tRNA (adenosine(37)-N6)-threonylcarbamoyltransferase complex dimerization subunit type 1 TsaB; the encoded protein is MTDPLILAFDTSDAHCAVALIRGDGLLASAQEPMAKGQAERLMGLVEEVLAQADTPLQSLDAVAVGTGPGNFTGIRISISAARGLALGLGVPAIGVTRFEALEYGTSGPALLCVDARRDMVFVQGSRTDTFAQPALAPIAEVMASGLPIIGAHGTPPSLPVAEATARVGLGRWRAGDTGAPPRPLYLRAADAAPARDAPPVIVS
- a CDS encoding NifU family protein — encoded protein: MFIQTESTPNPATLKFLPGQTVLEMGTADFPSADAAGKSPLAQRIFAVEGVTGVFFGTDFVTVTKEDAVEWDHLKPSLLGAIMEHFQSGKPVMDEGHQAASGHAEHSGEDEVVVGQIKELLDSRVRPAVAQDGGDITFHGFDRGVVYLHMQGACAGCPSSTLTLKMGIENLLRHYIPEVTEVRPVA
- a CDS encoding universal stress protein, translating into MRKFLVVLDDSRECLNAMRFAAMRASKTGGGVEVLSVIPPEEFNHWIGVSDIMREEARERIEVHFEVFAKWMRDRQGVDPELVIREGQPVDEIIAQIKEDGDIGVLVLGAGTDGKGPGPLVTQLTRSSGSLPVPITIVPGDMSKERLEAIT